In the genome of Nitrospira japonica, one region contains:
- a CDS encoding YraN family protein, with product MRILDPRRLFGQEGEAAAEDFLIRKGYRIVARNLRSSLGELDLVAEDGPTLVFVEVKARRTEEFGGAAYAVHEQKQQKLIRLAAQFLARHHWSRRSCRFDVVLVQQRAGSGPPRIEHICDAFDVPGDDLRW from the coding sequence GTGAGAATCCTTGACCCCAGACGGCTCTTTGGGCAAGAAGGAGAAGCGGCGGCGGAGGACTTTTTGATCCGCAAGGGCTATCGGATCGTCGCGAGAAATCTCCGCTCCTCCCTGGGCGAGTTGGATCTGGTCGCCGAAGATGGACCGACCCTGGTCTTCGTGGAGGTGAAGGCGCGCCGGACCGAGGAATTCGGCGGAGCCGCCTATGCCGTGCACGAACAGAAGCAGCAGAAGCTGATCCGTCTCGCCGCGCAATTTCTCGCACGGCATCATTGGAGCCGCCGGTCCTGCCGGTTTGACGTGGTGCTCGTGCAGCAGCGGGCGGGATCCGGTCCGCCCCGTATCGAACATATCTGCGACGCCTTCGACGTTCCGGGGGACGATCTCCGCTGGTAA